In the Pongo abelii isolate AG06213 chromosome 2, NHGRI_mPonAbe1-v2.0_pri, whole genome shotgun sequence genome, tcaccactggactccatcctgggcgacagagcaagactctgtctcaaaaaaaaaaaaaaaaaaaaaaaaaaaaaaggccacagcCTGAAATGTGGGGAAAGAAGGCATGGAAAAGGCAAGGAGCCCACAAATGCTCCCTACAGTACTTGTGTGGAGAGTGAATCTGGAGGGGCAATAGAAGGCATCCACTCAGACGTGACAGACCACCTAGTCCCACCATGCAAGTGGTCAGAGCAGAAGGAAAATCCCGACTGGTGTGGGAGCACCACTACTTGTATCCACGTGGTCTTGAGCAATGCACTTAAcccctctggcctcagtttctcaacTGTAAACAAAGAATGGTGCCTACATCAAAACTAAGTGTGCAGGTTAAATGCCAACAAGGCCCACAAAGCACTGaaccccagtgcctggcacactgcTGGACACATGGTAGCTACTACTAGAACCATAATGCCCAAGTCACCCGCTCCTACCTGCCTCGAGAAGGGGGCGCTGTGGGGATGCTGCAAAGGCCCTTCGATGAAGGAGAGAACAGGGGAGGGCGCAGCTGCTGGGGTGCGGCAGGCAGGTTGCCCTCCTGTCAGCCCCTGGAGAGACTGCCCCAGCTGCACAGAGCTGCCTCACCCAAAGTCACCATCTTCCTGGGCAGCCCACAGCCAACAGCTGATCCACGAGGGAGTGTGAAGGCCAGGCCATGTCAGGCCAACTAGGACGACCCTAAAGGACTTTTCCAGCTCCCAGGCTCCCTGCAGAGTCAGGTCCCAGCAGCTCAGCTCTCCTCTACCCACCCCTGATTCCTTCTCCACCTTCCACAGGTGGGGACCCCAAAAGCACCTTTTAATAAGCCCTTGTAGGGTCAACTTTGTCTCAGTCAGCTTCCCAGGAAACCCAGCCTATGACAAGTGGtttatttgtggggttttttgtttttgtttttgttttgagacagggtctcgctctgtcactcaggctggagtgcagtggcatgatcatagctcactgcagcctcaacctcctgggctcaagcaatcttcccacttcggcctcccaagtagctgggactacaggtgtgcaccaccacacctggctaatttttgtgttttttgtagagatggggtctcactatattgcccaggctgatcttaaactcctgggctcaagcaattctcctgcctcagtctcttgattgactgggattacaggtgtaagccaccacacccagcttgtgTCCTTTTTCCttagaaagggagaagaggaccAGTGTGAGGAAGATAGGTGGATCACATGGAGGAGACGGTGGGGCACAACTAACAAAGGCACGGTGCCCTCTGCAACTCACCTCTGCAGCGTCAGCAGTGGTGCTAAAACAGAAGCCACACTGTACTAGGTGGTGTAGGCCAGGAGCAACACCTAGAAGACCAAAAACCCAACAACAtggacagagagacacaaagaggCCACgcgggcagggggtggggagggtggctgGAGGAGGAAGTAGGCCCAGCAGAGTAGGGAAAGAGACACACCTCTGTAGGATCCTATTTTACTAAACTCACAAAGACCAGCCATGGAAAGTGCCAGGAGAGTTCCCGTGCCAAGTTAATCAGTAACTGGAAACTGGGCATCTTGAGACTCTAAGGGCTTACAAAGGTGGCAACCAGGATTCACAAGCTCTTTCCACAAAGTCAAATACCCAAAGGGACACCTTCGGTTCAATCTAGGAAGGGGCCCAAGCTAACCCAAACATctactttgctttgcttttggcCTGAGTGACATCACCTCTCATGGGGAGTTCAGTCACTCTGACTCTCACTGCCAAGCGCTCTGCACCATTAAACATTCTTCTATTTGGAAGTAGAATCTAACCATTATTTAACAAGTGTAGCGTGTTGGGTAGACAAAATCTTTCAAGTAATACCAGATGTAGGGGAGGGAAAAGTATATGTGGGGGTGAGCCCCTCAGCTGTCCAGCCTCCTCCGGCTACCGACAAGGGAGGAGTGGTCTGGAGGAGCATGTGGTCTCTTCAAGGTCCCCACACAGGGCCAGGCAAAGACTGCCAATCCTCAGACCAAAAGACTTCCTCCTCTGCCCCAAGGTAGGTCACAGAAGAGCAGATGGAAGCTCTGCCACCAAAGCAGGTGTGGGGCAAACCCTCTCCTACACAGCTGGCAGCTCAGCCCTGGCACGAGCTCTGCAGGAAGCAACCAAGCCACACCTAAAGGACACAAACCATGCAGCCCCACAGTCCCACTCCTGGGAGCTCATCTTGCAGCTACGCCTGCCCCTTGTAGATGGGTACATTCCAAAGGCCCATCAGTGAGGGCTGCTTAGGTGACCTGGGCACATTGCACAGCAGCCACGTATAGCCAACTGAACACATGCTGATGTAGAGCCACTGCCAAGATGCTGTGCAGTGGAACAGCATGCCACCACTGGGGCtggcagaaacacacacatgctcattACACACAGAACACTTGACTAGACAGACCAGGGAAAGAGGCTCGATTTTCACTGTGCGTGCTTGCTTATCTGTGAAGTTtatacaaaaaatgaataaaatacagaattcCATTTCTAAATGAAATTCCAGAATAGGTAATGCCATAGGGACAGAACGCACATTGGTTGTCGCCAGGAGCTGGGAGGGGATGGGGGGAAACAGGGAGCAATTGCTTTatgggtatggggtttccttttgggttgatgaaaacattttggaaCTGGACGGAGGTGTTCATTGTACAACGTTGTGAATGTATTAATATTAAAcaccactgaattgttcacttcaaaatggttaattttgcgttatgtgaatttcatctcaattaaaaaaaaaacattaaataaataaaataggcttCCAAATCTCTGCTTGGGAGACAGTTTGGCAATGCTGGTTAGACACATGGGCCCTGAGGCTGAACAGAACTGTCAGGTTCAAGTCCCAGCAGTACCCAATATGACCTGTGACACCGCCAGTAAGTAATTTAATCTTCCTGAGCTTCCGTTTCCTCATCAGTAGAATGGGCATAATGGCAGAACCAGCTTCCGAGGAGGCTGTGACCAGTCAATTCAATAGTCAGCATCAAGTGTTCagtacagtgcccagcacagaccAGGCCTACAGGGACTCTGTGCTTGCTGTCTGCTCTGCCAAGAACACCATTTCCCTGGGAAAACACATGGTCCAGTCTCCTGCCTGCCTTTGCTCAAATGCATCTTCCCGGTGGGACATTCCCTGATCACCCAATTTAAAACTGGAAATCTCTctgccacccccagccccagggctCCATTCCCTTTCTCTACCTTGATTCTCTCCCTAGTACTTGCTTATTTACTTCATTCACTCCCTGCCTCCTTCTACTACATTGTCTgctccagggaggcagaggttcccgTCTGTCCTGTTCACTATGTATCCCCAAGACCTGGAACAGAGCATGGCCTCAagataggtgctcaataaattttaatatatgctGAATGGATGAGTAGTGTCAGCTAATACCGCTGCTCTGATGCAGAGCATAAACTTGCATcccaagataaataaaactgctgTGTTGTCCAATGAGCTTGAAATTTACAACTAAacaaaagtttaaattaaaagaCCCACAGTATTTCCAGCTAACTATTACTCCCAAATGTGGGAATGTGCTGAGGAGAAAAGATAATTCACAGTAAGATGGTGCcatgtgctttaaaaaataaaccagtaggccgggcacagtggctcacacctgtaatcctagcactttcggaggctgaggcaggaagatcacttgagcccaggagaacagcctgggcaacctagagAGGACCCACCCACCTCCATGTCCCCTTCCTCCCCTGCTTCCTCCTAagtagtcctagatactcaggaggctgaggtaggaagatgccttgagtccgggaggtctaggctgcactgcactccagcctgggcaataaggcaagaccttgtctcaaaataaataaataaataaataaataaataaataaataaaaatttttaaaaagtaagccaTAAACAGTTACCCtgacctcagcctgctgagtatgGGGTGAGAACTGGCTCTCACGAGGTTCTCATGAGAAGCAAAACACAATGCTACCATAAGTTGCACACATCCAGCAGCCCAGTGCCTCAGACCCTGGTCCCTCAAAGGACCTTGGGACACTTGCTCGTTTATGGAGAATAAGTGTAGACTGACAGCAGTAAGCCAGCTGTCTTCCTCTCCCAGGGCCTTCCCTGTCCCTGCCCTCCATTAGGCAGAGCTGCTACCCCAGCAGGACTCAGGCTATGGGGAACACGGGGGTCAATTATCCAaagttaataaatgaaaaagaaaaatccctccGATTCTCTGCGAATAGGCTGTCTTTCTAGTTAGCTCTCTTATGAGACAACCAGTCATTACTCAACAGAAAGATATAGCTACCACTAAACCCCgtgcaaagaaaaaaagttgaagcTAGCAGTCTCCAAGaatttgtggttttaaaaaacagaataaaacaaaacatgcaaGTTTGAGTAAAACCAGGAAGACACATTTTCCATCATAGTTTGTGCCACGGCTGTGGTGCAACCTGGCTGTTGGCTGTTACCTGGGTGTGGGCTGGGTTAGGAGGCACATGGTGCAGCAGGGCTCAAATCTCACCACACAGCAGGATCACGGTTGGCTGGGTCCCATCccacagtttctgattcagtaggtcttgcGTGGGGCCCAAGAATTTCCATTTCTAATCAGTTTCCAGGCAAAGGGATGCTGCTGATCCAGGGACTACACTTAGGAACCACtgctctggccaggcgcggtggctcacgcctgtaatcccagcattttgggaggccaaggcaggcggatcacgaggtcaggagattgagaacatcctggctagcgcagtgaaaccccatccctacttaaaaaaaaaaaaaaaattacccaggtgtggtggcacatgcctgtagtcccagctactcaagaggctgaggcaggagaattgcctgaacccgggaggcagaggttgcagtgagccgagattgcgccactgcactctagcctgggctacagaacgagactccatctcaaaaaaaaataaaagaaccacTGCTCTACAAGTCTTTCATGGTAGTGTTTGACCTGCCTCAACCGCACACAAGTACCcacctacacacagacacacacacagacacacacacacggcagtCAAGAGCCCCTGCCTCAATCACTGGTCCCTCAAACAGCCAGATCAACCAGATCTGCCCAACCAACTACAGACTGAACGCTCAAGGGTACCTGCCCCTGAGAAAGCTGGTCCCACTCAAGTCCTATATGAGCCTGTCACTGCAAGAGGCTCTAAAGTCACACCCAAAACCCTTGAAATCCAAAGTCACAGCATTTCTCTTTTCTGAGAGCAGTCATGAGCAATCCCACCCTGCTGCACCCTTCACACATGGGTAACCCCAGCTGCAAGGTCTGCTTTCTGCCCCAGGATGCTTTCAAGTTTCTGAATCAGAAAAAGCAGCTGAAAGAGGAagcccaaaacaaaaaaaatttaaaaacaggccACTCAAAGAGAGGTAGCTACAGCCTACAGCATCCCCGGTAGGGGGCATGTTCCCCAATCTCAAGAACCCCATCGCCCCACCACGGGCAACTCCACCAGCCTCTCACTCACCAAAGTAATCAGCCTTCGGGTGAGCATCCATCTCTCGCTCCAGACGTTGGGTGAGGGCTTCTAATTTCAACTCAGCAGCAGAGGGTCTCAGCTCAGGACCTGGGACGAGGGGCTGGCAGGGCAGCCTTACCCTAGGGGAGCTGGGGCTCTCCAGCAGCACAGGTCCCAGGCTACCATCAGAAGACCAGCCCAGGGGACCCTCTTTACAAGATAACTCAGGCAGGGTGGACATCACTGGATGGACAAGACTGGTGGGGCTGAGCTTGGGACCAGTGCCAAGGTCTGTGCAGCCAGGCTTCGGCCCCAGCCCAGGGACTGCACCCTGCTGTGAACTGTCCAGGCCAGCTGGCGAGGATGACGGGGCAGAATTGGAAAGGTAAGATTTGGGCCCATCCTGGAACCAGGGTTGGGGGTCCACATTGGGTTTGGACATCACACCTGAAACCTCACCCCCCAGCCCCGAGTTTGATCTTGGAAGACCTCCTTGCCTGGGGCAGCTCAGGGCCAGGGGTGCTGACACAGAAGGGGTCCTGGGCTGAACAGGCCCCAGAACTGGTGCTCCGTTCTCCAAGTTTGGGGAAGGCAGGCCAGGGCTCACCCGCTGGGAGGAGGCAGTGGACCAAAGGCCTGTTGGCTTCTCGCTGCTGCGGCCACGAATGCCACTATTCTGACCACCGAGGCTACCCTCAGAAGACCTGCTGGAGCTCAGAGAGAGCTGTCGGTGATTTAGGGGATGGTCCCCGCAGGGTTTGGGCAGTGGTGGGTCACTCCCCAGGGAGCCAGGCCACCCACTCCCTACACTCAGGCCGATGCTGGGGGACACTCCTGGTTTGTCACCCCACTTTGGGCTTGCCAAAGAGAGGTTGTCGTAATAGTCTCCGTGagtgaggcaggaaggatcctcacAGGGGCCTGGCTGGTGGAAAGCAGACATCTCAGAAGTCGCTGGGCTCTCCCTGGAACCACAGTCCTGGCTGCCATGCCTTGTGCCATGCAGGTATGGCCTGGATCTCTGCTCCTGCGGTGGGTATGGGGGCTGCCCAGCAGCGAGGGTGGTGACTGCCCCAGGTGCCCCTGTCGAGGCAGCAAGAGGAGGCTTGGCAGCACCATCCACACTCAGCTTGCTGCCCACAACTTCCCGACGGGCCTGTGGGCCCAGGCGGCCCCCTCCATTGGCAGGGCCTCTGCTACCCCTGGGCAGGGTCTCCTCCTgcaggagctgctgctgctgctgctggaggtGGATTTTGGCCATCTTGGTGGCGAACACCCTGCGAGTTTCCTCAAACTCGGGGTTGTTGCCTGTACCCTTGTCCACTCGGAAGAGCCCATCCTTGGAGGCCTCATACATGTTCAGGTCCTCGATGAATTTACTGGCCTCCAGGCCCAGGTCGTCATACTTATCCATGCTGCAGACAGGTGTCCGGGCCTAGCCCAggtgccgtgtgtgtgtgtgtgtgtgtgtgtgtgtgtgtgtgtgttgagggcaGCGAGGAGATGCTGGCGAAGGGTCGGGGCTCAAGTTCGGCCCAGTACAAGTAAAGACTTCCACCTGCCTAGCGTGAAGGGCATGACCCCAGGACTTAAGAGTCCAGCCGAAGTTTAGACCTCAACGCCAGCTGGACCAAGTTTGCTTCCAACTCCCTTTCCCCTGGAGACGTCCTTGTTGGGGTAGCTGGTGGCACTTCGCTGTCCCGGGCCTGCTCAGCGGAgttcttttctcctcttcaaattataaaaggaaaaagaaaacagcaaaaaagtaaaatcacATCCTCCTTAGGCAACCAAACACGGAAACTCACAGCAAGG is a window encoding:
- the LIMD1 gene encoding LIM domain-containing protein 1 → MDKYDDLGLEASKFIEDLNMYEASKDGLFRVDKGTGNNPEFEETRRVFATKMAKIHLQQQQQQLLQEETLPRGSRGPANGGGRLGPQARREVVGSKLSVDGAAKPPLAASTGAPGAVTTLAAGQPPYPPQEQRSRPYLHGTRHGSQDCGSRESPATSEMSAFHQPGPCEDPSCLTHGDYYDNLSLASPKWGDKPGVSPSIGLSVGSGWPGSLGSDPPLPKPCGDHPLNHRQLSLSSSRSSEGSLGGQNSGIRGRSSEKPTGLWSTASSQRVSPGLPSPNLENGAPVLGPVQPRTPSVSAPLALSCPRQGGLPRSNSGLGGEVSGVMSKPNVDPQPWFQDGPKSYLSNSAPSSSPAGLDSSQQGAVPGLGPKPGCTDLGTGPKLSPTSLVHPVMSTLPELSCKEGPLGWSSDGSLGPVLLESPSSPRVRLPCQPLVPGPELRPSAAELKLEALTQRLEREMDAHPKADYFGACVKCSKGVFGAGQACQAMGNLYHDTCFTCAACSRKLRGKAFYFVNGKVFCEEDFLYSGFQQSADRCFLCGHLIMDMILQALGKSYHPGCFRCVICNECLDGVPFTVDSENKIYCVRDYHKVLAPKCAACGLPILPPEGSDETIRVVSMDRDYHVECYHCEDCGLELNDEDGHRCYPLEDHLFCHSCHVKRLEKRPSSTALHQHHF